A portion of the Saimiri boliviensis isolate mSaiBol1 chromosome 1, mSaiBol1.pri, whole genome shotgun sequence genome contains these proteins:
- the LOC101047747 gene encoding large ribosomal subunit protein uL24-like has protein sequence MKFSPFVTSDRSKNRKRHFNAPSHIRRKIVSSPLSKELRQKYNVRSMPIRKDDEVQVVRGHYKGQPIGKVVQVYRKKHVIYIEQVEREKANGTTVHIGIHPSKVVITRLNLDKDRKKILERKAKSRQVGKEKGKYKEETIEKMQE, from the coding sequence ATGAAGTTCAGTCCCTTTGTGACTTCCGACCGAAGCAAGAATCGCAAAAGGCATTTCAATGCACCTTCCCACATTCGCAGGAAGATTGTGTCCTcccctctttccaaagagctgagacagaagtacaACGTGCGATCCATGCCCATCCGAAAGGATGATGAAGTTCAGGTTGTCCGAGGACACTATAAAGGTCAGCCAATTGGCAAAGTAGTCCAGGTTTACAGGAAGAAACATGTAATCTACATTGAACAGGTGGAGCGGGAAAAGGCTAATGGCACAACTGTCCATATAGGCATTCACCCCAGCAAGGTGGTTATCACTAGGCTAAACCTGGACAAAGACCGCAAGAAGATCCTTGAACGGAAAGCCAAGTCTCGCCAAGTAGGTAAAGAAAAGggcaaatacaaggaagaaacaattgagaagatgcaggaataa